Proteins encoded in a region of the Homo sapiens chromosome 20, GRCh38.p14 Primary Assembly genome:
- the JAG1 gene encoding protein jagged-1 precursor, with protein sequence MRSPRTRGRSGRPLSLLLALLCALRAKVCGASGQFELEILSMQNVNGELQNGNCCGGARNPGDRKCTRDECDTYFKVCLKEYQSRVTAGGPCSFGSGSTPVIGGNTFNLKASRGNDRNRIVLPFSFAWPRSYTLLVEAWDSSNDTVQPDSIIEKASHSGMINPSRQWQTLKQNTGVAHFEYQIRVTCDDYYYGFGCNKFCRPRDDFFGHYACDQNGNKTCMEGWMGPECNRAICRQGCSPKHGSCKLPGDCRCQYGWQGLYCDKCIPHPGCVHGICNEPWQCLCETNWGGQLCDKDLNYCGTHQPCLNGGTCSNTGPDKYQCSCPEGYSGPNCEIAEHACLSDPCHNRGSCKETSLGFECECSPGWTGPTCSTNIDDCSPNNCSHGGTCQDLVNGFKCVCPPQWTGKTCQLDANECEAKPCVNAKSCKNLIASYYCDCLPGWMGQNCDININDCLGQCQNDASCRDLVNGYRCICPPGYAGDHCERDIDECASNPCLNGGHCQNEINRFQCLCPTGFSGNLCQLDIDYCEPNPCQNGAQCYNRASDYFCKCPEDYEGKNCSHLKDHCRTTPCEVIDSCTVAMASNDTPEGVRYISSNVCGPHGKCKSQSGGKFTCDCNKGFTGTYCHENINDCESNPCRNGGTCIDGVNSYKCICSDGWEGAYCETNINDCSQNPCHNGGTCRDLVNDFYCDCKNGWKGKTCHSRDSQCDEATCNNGGTCYDEGDAFKCMCPGGWEGTTCNIARNSSCLPNPCHNGGTCVVNGESFTCVCKEGWEGPICAQNTNDCSPHPCYNSGTCVDGDNWYRCECAPGFAGPDCRININECQSSPCAFGATCVDEINGYRCVCPPGHSGAKCQEVSGRPCITMGSVIPDGAKWDDDCNTCQCLNGRIACSKVWCGPRPCLLHKGHSECPSGQSCIPILDDQCFVHPCTGVGECRSSSLQPVKTKCTSDSYYQDNCANITFTFNKEMMSPGLTTEHICSELRNLNILKNVSAEYSIYIACEPSPSANNEIHVAISAEDIRDDGNPIKEITDKIIDLVSKRDGNSSLIAAVAEVRVQRRPLKNRTDFLVPLLSSVLTVAWICCLVTAFYWCLRKRRKPGSHTHSASEDNTTNNVREQLNQIKNPIEKHGANTVPIKDYENKNSKMSKIRTHNSEVEEDDMDKHQQKARFAKQPAYTLVDREEKPPNGTPTKHPNWTNKQDNRDLESAQSLNRMEYIV encoded by the exons ATGCGTTCCCCACGGACGCGCGGCCGGTCCGGGCGCCCCCTAAGCCTCCTGCTCGCCCTGCTCTGTGCCCTGCGAGCCAAG GTGTGTGGGGCCTCGGGTCAGTTCGAGTTGGAGATCCTGTCCATGCAGAACGTGAACGGGGAGCTGCAGAACGGGAACTGCTGCGGCGGCGCCCGGAACCCGGGAGACCGCAAGTGCACCCGCGACGAGTGTGACACATACTTCAAAGTGTGCCTCAAGGAGTATCAGTCCCGCGTCACGGCCGGGGGGCCCTGCAGCTTCGGCTCAGGGTCCACGCCTGTCATCGGGGGCAACACCTTCAACCTCAAGGCCAGCCGCGGCAACGACCGCAACCGCATCGTGCTGCCTTTCAGTTTCGCCTGGCCG AGGTCCTATACGTTGCTTGTGGAGGCGTGGGATTCCAGTAATGACACCGTTC AACCTGACAGTATTATTGAAAAGGCTTCTCACTCGGGCATGATCAACCCCAGCCGGCAGTGGCAGACGCTGAAGCAGAACACGGGCGTTGCCCACTTTGAGTATCAGATCCGCGTGACCTGTGATGACTACTACTATGGCTTTGGCTGCAATAAGTTCTGCCGCCCCAGAGATGACTTCTTTGGACACTATGCCTGTGACCAGAATGGCAACAAAACTTGCATGGAAGGCTGGATGGGCCCCGAATGTAAcagag CTATTTGCCGACAAGGCTGCAGTCCTAAGCATGGGTCTTGCAAACTCCCAGGTGACTGCAG GTGCCAGTACGGCTGGCAAGGCCTGTACTGTGATAAGTGCATCCCACACCCGGGATGCGTCCACGGCATCTGTAATGAGCCCTGGCAGTGCCTCTGTGAGACCAACTGGGGCGGCCAGCTCTGTGACAAAG ATCTCAATTACTGTGGGACTCATCAGCCGTGTCTCAACGGGGGAACTTGTAGCAACACAGGCCCTGACAAATATCAGTGTTCCTGCCCTGAGGGGTATTCAGGACCCAACTGTGAAATTG CTGAGCACGCCTGCCTCTCTGATCCCTGTCACAACAGAGGCAGCTGTAAGGAGACCTCCCTGGGCTTTGAGTGTgagtgttccccaggctggaccGGCCCCACATGCTCTACAA ACATTGATGACTGTTCTCCTAATAACTGTTCCCACGGGGGCACCTGCCAGGACCTGGTTAACGGATTTAAGTGTGTGTGCCCCCCACAGTGGACTGGGAAAACGTGCCAGTTAG ATGCAAATGAATGTGAGGCCAAACCTTGTGTAAACGCCAAATCCTGTAAGAATCTCATTGCCAGCTACTACTGCGACTGTCTTCCCGGCTGGATGGGTCAGAATTGTGACATAA atattaaTGACTGCCTTGGCCAGTGTCAGAATGACGCCTCCTGTCGG GATTTGGTTAATGGTTATCGCTGTATCTGTCCACCTGGCTATGCAGGCGATCACTGTGAGAGAGACATCGATGAATGTGCCAGCAACCCCTGTTTGAATGGGGGTCACTGTCAGAATGAAATCAACAGATTCCAGTGTCTGTGTCCCACTGGTTTCTCTGGAAACCTCTGTCAG CTGGACATCGATTATTGTGAGCCTAATCCCTGCCAGAACGGTGCCCAGTGCTACAACCGTGCCAGTGACTATTTCTGCAAGTGCCCCGAGGACTATGAGGGCAAGAACTGCTCACACCTGAAAGACCACTGCCGCACGACCCCCTGTGAAG TGATTGACAGCTGCACAGTGGCCATGGCTTCCAACGACACACCTGAAGGGGTGCGGTATATTTCCTCCAACGTCTGTGGTCCTCACGGGAAGTGCAAGAGTCAGTCGGGAGGCAAATTCACCTGTGACTGTAACAAAGGCTTCACGGGAACATACTGCCATGAAA ATATTAATGACTGTGAGAGCAACCCTTGTAGAAACGGTGGCACTTGCATCGATGGTGTCAACTCCTACAAGTGCATCTGTAGTGACGGCTGGGAGGGGGCCTACTGTGAAACCA ATATTAATGACTGCAGCCAGAACCCCTGCCACAATGGGGGCACGTGTCGCGACCTGGTCAATGACTTCTACTGTGACTGTAAAAATGGGTGGAAAGGAAAGACCTGCCACTCAC GTGACAGTCAGTGTGATGAGGCCACGTGCAACAACGGTGGCACCTGCTATGATGAGGGGGATGCTTTTAAGTGCATGTGTCCTGGCGGCTGGGAAGGAACAACCTGTAACATAG CCCGAAACAGTAGCTGCCTGCCCAACCCCTGCCATAATGGGGGCACATGTGTGGTCAACGGCGAGTCCTTTACGTGCGTctgcaaggaaggctgggaggGGCCCATCTGTGCTCAGA ATACCAATGACTGCAGCCCTCATCCCTG TTACAACAGCGGCACCTGTGTGGATGGAGACAACTGGTACCGGTGCGAATGTGCCCCGGGTTTTGCTGGGCCCGACTGCAGAATAA ACATCAATGAATGCCAGTCTTCACCTTGTGCCTTTGGAGCGACCTGTGTGGATGAGATCAATGGCTACCGGTGTGTCTGCCCTCCAGGGCACAGTGGTGCCAAGTGCCAGGAAG TTTCAGGGAGACCTTGCATCACCATGGGGAGTGTGATACCAGATGGGGCCAAATGGGATGATGACTGTAATACCTGCCAGTGCCTGAATGGACGGATCGCCTGCTCAAAG GTCTGGTGTGGCCCTCGACCTTGCCTGCTCCACAAAGGGCACAGCGAGTGCCCCAGCGGGCAGAGCTGCATCCCCATCCTGGACGACCAGTGCTTCGTCCACCCCTGCACTGGTGTGGGCGAGTGTCGGTCTTCCAGTCTCCAGCCGGTGAAGACAAAGTGCACCTCTGACTCCTATTACCAGGATAACTGTGCGAACATCACATTTACCTTTAACAAGGAGATGATGTCACCA GGTCTTACTACGGAGCACATTTGCAGTGAATTGAggaatttgaatattttgaagaatgtttCCGCTGAATATTCAATCTACATCGCTTGCGAGCCTTCCCCTTCAGCGAACAATGAAATACATGTGGCCATT TCTGCTGAAGATATACGGGATGATGGGAACCCGATCAAGGAAATCACTGACAAAATAATCGATCTTGTTAGTAAACGTGATGGAAACAGCTCGCTGATTGCTGCCGTTGCAGAAGTAAGAGTTCAGAGGCGGCCTCTGAAGAACAGAACAG ATTTCCTTGTTCCCTTGCTGAGCTCTGTCTTAACTGTGGCTTGGATCTGTTGCTTGGTGACGGCCTTCTACTGGTGCCTGCGGAAGCGGCGGAAGCCGGGCAGCCACACACACTCAGCCTCTGAGGACAACACCACCAACAACGTGCGGGAGCAGCTGAACCAGATCAAAAACCCCATTGAGAAACATGGGGCCAACACGGTCCCCATCAAGGATTATGAGAACAAGAACTCCAAAATGTCTAAAATAAGGACACACAATTCTGAAGTAGAAGAGGACGACATGGACAAACACCAGCAGAAAGCCCGGTTTGCCAAGCAGCCGGCGTACACGCTGGTAGACAGAGAAGAGAAGCCCCCCAACGGCACGCCGACAAAACACCCAAACTGGACAAACAAACAGGACAACAGAGACTTGGAAAGTGCCCAGAGCTTAAACCGAATGGAGTACATCGTATAG